The sequence tttatcagaagtccagttattgaaaacaatggaattatacaatttcctcattaattatgcaaattaagtcctcatttgcataacatgtatatcattatgaacatctttgcctaaggtacccgcatgcctaatacgatgacaatccgttaatcctttctgcagttatcctctttggaatgtcttgacaaaaatgcccctgcagttcctaaattaaatgttagggggctgaaacttgccccactttgtcatgacacttaAAGCTATcgaccacccaaatttcaagaccatataacgtccaagacaagagatacatagaaaaaactgctatgattgaatgttgtcattaattatgcaaatttgctcctattttccATAagtagtatttcatcttgtacaacattgtccaaggtacctacataccaaaaatcatgaaaatccgctgttcccttcttgagttatcctcgtcagaagtttttgacaaaaatgcccctgctatcccaaaactagacgctagggggcccaaacttatgtcacttcttcctgagcacaagagctatctaatactcaaaaatcgtgaccatagcatgttcagaacaccaagatagcaaaaccggaagttttttttttttttttttttattggtatacatataagacaagacacagtggtaagtgcactctagcaaagctaatattaacattaccactaggacatttgaaaataaaataaacaaaggacaaaacaatgtgagatcaaataaagcagtagtacagcagtggggtgacggatccaataagtaaatatacatacaagatttaaagcaaaatgttcaatcagtttgaaagcggttggtctggagtatgtatgtctgtgtaatcTGCATAATatgggtatttgtttctgttggtaaagtgggtgaacccctgagtaaaagttgagttaagactgggtcagacatagttttcaaatcaagggttaaaaggccttgaagattgcagagaagggttTTTCTAAGTTGGTTGAAGTTAGGGCAGTACAATAAATAGTGGACAACGCTTTCACATCGGGAGCCACAGCTACAAGAAGGACTATCGACTAAATTACGTGTATATAAGCTAAAGTTCAAACTACAGGTCCCGATGCGGAGGCGTGTGAGTAAGACGCAGGCGTACCTGGGGCCGTGACTAAAATGTGTGTTAGGGGAAGGGCGAACCAATTTTATTAAGTAGTTTTTGAATGTTGAAGGATTAAATGACCTTACAGCTATATCAAGACCATTCCAGTGATATGTAGAATACGGAATAAATGACCTTTGGTAACGAGTTGTGGTACAAGTCGGTGGCTGTAAATTGTGTTTGTTACGAAGGTTGTAGGGAGTAGAGGCAGAGACTTCAGGAGTGATCAACTCCTGAAGATACTGACGAGTGTGACcatgaacaattttatgaaACATTGACAAAGAGTGAATATGGCGACGGTCAGACAGTTTTTCCCACCCAAGTTCAGAAAGGAGTGACAAATATGAGGATCCTCTCACAGCACCTGATACTGTGAGTGAGCACTCATATTGTACTCTCTCTATACGTCGGGAGTCCGATATAGTGCAGCCATGCCATACTATGTCGGCGTATTCAAGAAGTGGACGAATGAAGGATTTGTAGATAACTTCGAGTACATGTCGTGGCAATTTAAATTTAAGTTTGTTCAGTGTGGACAcacgttttgatactttggtaatcatgtgtgtaatatgtttttcccAAGACATGGTGGACGTGAGAAAAACACCAATGTGCTTGTGGTCTTTTACAGATTGAATGACACAGTTGTCAAGAAAAAGGGGAGGATGGCAAGGGGGATCgattttcctggaaaaacacatttcctcaGTTTTTAAAGGATTCAGTTTCATAAGCCACGTGGAAGCCCAACATGATATCTTACTAAGATCAGAATTTAGACTTGACGCAGTTTCGGTTGGGCTATCCACTATATCTACTAAAGAACTATCGTCTGCAAAGAGAAACGGGCAAGATGATAAATCGTCCACCATATCATTgatgtaaacaagaaataagagGGGGCCTAATACAGAACCCTGTGGTACGCCTGCGCGAATATTACACCAATCTGAGTGCTGGCCATCTATAACTACTCTTTGTACACGATCAGAAAGATAGCTGTGGAACCAATTTAGGACCGGACCCTCGACCCCATTTctttgaagcttgaaaatgaTGCCCTTAtgccaaactttgtcaaatgcacgtgaaaaatctaaataaacCGCTCGGACCTCTCTATTAGAGTCAAGAGCTTCAAGAATTTTGTCAGTTACACAAACAAGTTGGCCTACTGTTGAATCTCCACGGATAAATCCAGACTGAAGAGAATATAATAAGTTTTGGGACATCAGGTGGTTGTACAAGTGTTTAAATACAAtcttttcaaggattttagacaAACAGGGGAGTAGGGATACAGGTCGGTAATTCGACACATCCTCggggtccccctttttgaaaattggtaccACATTTGCTCTTTTCCAGGATTCAGGGAAGACTCCGTGATTTAGAGACAAGTTAAAAACATATGCAATTTTGTCAGAGATATAAGGACATATGGATTTAAGAAAACGATTGTCTACATTATCATAGCCACATGCTTTAGATACTTCTAAATCTGAGACATAAAGTTCTATCTCAGCAGCTGATGTAACACACTGTGTAAGACGAGCACTAGTAAGGAAATCAAGGGGTGGAAGTCTAGCACTGGAGTCATCCACTGAGGCCTGAGAagagaaatacaaattaaacataGTTGCCTTTTCTCTTGAATCGGTTATAAAACAGTTGCCAGACTTAAGCGGTGGAATAGTAGAATTAACTTTACTTTGGTAGAAATGTTTCACAATGTGCCACCACTTTTTGTTGGATGAGGGGGGACTACTTAAGGAGGCAACCAGGCGGTTGTGATAATTAGACTTGGCTAGTGATAACTGATGGACAAGTTTATTTCTAATAAGACGATATGAAGACCAATGAATATGGCTGTTCGTTAACTTGGCTTTCTTATGCAACTTGTCTCTCTGGTGCATTAAGCGTCTAATGTCAGGTGAAATCCAAGGTTTGTCACGAGGTCTAACTAGAATGTCCTTATGAGGCACACATTTAATTTTGGCTTCCAAAATCAGTTCCATCAACTTCTTGCTAGCTtcttcaacagtatcacaaTAGAAAACTTCATGCCATATTGGCTCAGACGAGAAGAGTGCCAGCAAGCTGTGATCGGTTTTGGAATAATCCCAGATGGTACGGACATAAGGACGAGGGGGCCTGAGTGACAAGTTAATAGTAGCGACAATAGGGCTATGGTGGCATCCGGAGAGGGGAGATAACACAGAGGTAGACTTGATAAGTTTTTTCTCGTTGATGAATAGAAGGTCAATCAGGGAGGGAGACCGTGACAAATCGCACGTTGGCTCCTTGATCACCTGTGTGAGATTTAACATTTTAGAAGCTTGCAATAGTTTTGTGCCGACCGAGGTGATTGGGTCATGGGCCCACCATGCCTCGTGTTTGGCATTAAAGTCACCTGTGACAATGATGCCATCGTGTTGAGAGGATTCAGCTGTGAATACTGAGTCACTAAACAAGTCAACAAATTCATCAACAGTTTTGGAATcctggccaggtggccggtagTAGACAGAAAAGAGTAAACGGCTGCGTCCTACAAAGAGTTCAAGCCAAATGCATTCAACAGACGGTGATTCCATATCTAAGCGTCGCTTGTACGCTATCTGGTcagatatgtaaatgaggacaCCGCCACCATGCCTATTTCTGTCACGACGGACTGGCAACTGAAAACCGTCAAGAGAAATTGCAAAAGAATCAACAGGATCTCCCAACCAAGTTTCTGATACAGCAATAACATCGAGGTTGAGTCTAACAGCTAGAGCAGATAGTTCGTCCATCTTAGTGCCAGCTACTAGGCTATTGACATTTAGATGCATAACGTTAAACTGTTTACGGCAAACTGGCCCTGGATTGGGATGGACGTCTCCCGCTAGTAAAATTACTACAAAAGATATGAAAACAGTAGTGTAGGATAGGAAGATATCTAGATTCAGTGTAAGTCTAAATCTTTCCTTAGAAATTAGGCGTGAATGTGCAGAAAACAAACCAATGACTGCCCTGTACATATCAAGACCTATGAAAGCGGCTTCGCGCACCCTCTCTGCAATCTATTTAGAAGTATTGACCCGTCAATAAATGAATTAGACTTACCCATTGCTGTACACATAGAAGAACACGATCTCACAAGATAACCATACAATAGAATAACACAAGTAAACGATGGCAGAGACATTTCAGTCAATGACTTGGAATAGTCAGTTGTCAGTGCCGCTGAGCAGATTACGCTGAACGGAAGATGTCCAGATCAGCTTGCTTGAAGATCATTTGTCTCTCCCCGTTCAAAGTCTTCACAAAAATCTTTCCGTCATATGACCATGACTGGTTTAGATGATTCGACTTGACTAGTGACCGAGCCTCTTTCAGAAGCTGCATGTTTCCCTTTGTGAGGTTGTCgttgatgtacattttgtcttTCCTGAGAACATCTCTGGCGTCGACCTTGGTCTTGGCGCGCATAACGGCGGACTTCTGACGGTAGGAGACAAACTTTACGATGACAGGACGTGGTTTACCGTCGGTGCGCGGCTTGCCAAGGCGATGGGACCTGTCGATGTGTTGGTTGTTGATAGGCGGGTCACATTTCAGCTTGTTGTTGACGAGCTCCATGACGGCATTATCCGTGCCCTCTTCCACAGGTGGTTCTGGAATTCCAGAGATGACGATGCAATTACGCCTGGAATACTGCTCTAGGTCGTTGTATTTTGCTTCAAGGTTGTTGTAGGCTTCTTGGAGTGAGGTACACTTCCTTTCCTGCTGCACAAGCTGGTCCTGCAACTTCTTCAGCTCATCCTGGATGGATGAGCGCACAGACTCCTTCACTGCGCTGACGATGGTCGGCACAATGGTGGCAAGAACATCGCTCTGTTTGAGAGCAGTAACCAGAGCAGCCTCAATAGTTGCTTTAATCCGAGCGTCTATGAGGTTGGGGATCACCTCCTCCTTTTCTTTAACTGTCAGGCCCATCACGGTGCTCACACAGGTTTAGTGGGGTGACACAAACGGAGTTAAACTATGAAAAACACGCGGCACTGGAGAGACGCCACTTACATGCGTCCGTAGGTGGCGGCCATCTTGGGTTAttccggaagttgcgctgcagtaccaaggggagccgctagggggcccaaaatctaatcatttccagctttcatcacaccctaccaacacaccaagtatcaaaccaatccacccagccgttcttgagttatcttgtttacacacagacagacacacagacacacagacagacacacagacacacagacaaacgcggggtaaaatataacctccatgaaatttcatggaggtaactaatgGATGTATGTACGCGGTGTACATAACGCTAGTCTACCTTACTCCGTTGGAAACCTATGTCCGTTTTcctttaaaaacagggtatatcaagtcgacagacgaaGGTTTCAAACTGTAACGTTAATACTTTCGAAATATTGCAGAATAAAAGTACTGTGtttaaacaacagatataggctaccccgcggAGAAAGGTATACCAGCGTTATAACAAATCTTTTCAAAAGTGTTTGAGACATTGCCAGATATCGTCTGTTTCCTGAGCGCGCTCTCTCTGTCTGTATGTGCCCCTACCTACAAACAACAGATGGTGGGATGTCAAAGAGGGTCAAAGACCTCGACCAGGGTTTGGGGATAATTGGGAAGAAGGTGGTGGTTTCATTGTGTGATTTCATTTAGGCCACCACTCCACCCATGTGTTCTTTGCTAATTTCACTAATTTTGTTCGTACTGACATTTATTTCTTTACATATATATTGTTAAAGTGTAACATATTCATACCAAACTCAGAGGTAGTGACTGCCAAAATTGCGTCGACTTCTGTTTCAGTAGAGCCCAGATCAATATGCACCACTCTTAGTTACATAATTTAAGTTACATAGTTTCCTTGTTCTACTGAGTCAGACATTTATTTTTctacataatgttatatattgttcttaatgacattttatatttttaatgaaaatgaTTGATCATCATACCTGGTCATGAACTTTCCACACATTCTTTACAACAATACACAGTGTATATCATAACGACATTAAAgccatactgtactccagaggagagtgctATTTCCTAATaccacatctttatgtacacaaaatcaaCTAAATCTGTAACAAGTAATCACAGATGAGCAAACAAATGGCCCATTTAAAATCTAGTAACAGAATATTGCCCCTTCATGCAGACCCATCTGgtgtgatgcatgatgggaataatgCCTTAACTATTGGTTCCTATGGGATAATTGTTAAAGTTCCAGGTCAATTTTGGGGTCAAATGAATAGAAGAATTAACTTGATGATAATGGAAAATGATGAACAACTATCCACACACATgctgcaaacattgtttttaagatCGGACCTCGATTTCCTAAGAGCTGTCAACTTTTATGAAGACCCTTTTTCTCATGTCTTAAGTATGGGTTTCAATGGGATGATTGACAAAGATCAAAGCCCATTTTCTACCAATAGCAAGTGGCAAATAAAGTTACCAATGCTACAAGTTGTCAAACAAGTATCCAGATACACATTGCAAAAGTGATTTTGAAAGCAACCCATTCCAATATTAATACCATACGTTTCTTTCCACACCATTCCAATAACTTCATACATCCAGTTTGCGATGCTCCAAAACCAAAACACATTcaccgtcgtcatggcaatgtatcatttttcattgccaatcttgttttagatgatttacatGAGCTTCGTTTATTTCCATTCTTTCATTCAATGGCCACCTACACATGTACCACTaaatttccaaaaataacaATTTGGAGGTTTATCTAAGGTTTTACTGAGTTCAAAGTgaagcatacatgtatctttgattTGTATAGTATCTATGTATGTCTTACAAATATTAGCTCTTCAGCGAAATTACTTAAGTAGTTAATGGTATTATATTTGCCAATACATGATATTTAAAAACTAATGATGGCATCAGTTgtaagtttatttatttgttgcaTGTTGTgtgatatttagtagtcatgTGTTTTTGAATGGTTGGAGCATTCCAGTTTGGGTTTTGGTAATTTGCCTTTTGGAGGGACTTGCCAAATGTTGATTTCGTTGCAAACACCACTAAGTGAAAATGATATGACCTGAAAATTGTAAGATCCCACACTATGTTAGTCTGGGTTTGAGTATGGAAGATCCTATTAATACATTTGATGTGAAAATAAGGGGTGATTTGACATCATAGGGTAGTTGGGATTTGTGAATATGCTTGCCAAATTTCTGCAAGTTCTGTTAGGAGTTGCTGCTAAATGGTGTTAAGTGTGAAAAGATAGACGTGCAATGTAAGTAGCGGACGGAATTGGTTTGATATGACTGCTCTTTTTCATTTGTTTCGAAGGTGTGTTGGACATTTTCAAGTTTCACTTACTACTAAACCATTTGATTTAGATTCCTCTAGTGCTGTTAAATAATGGATAGTTTTACTTGTTTGACCTGTAATTTTTTGGAGGTGTACAAACTTTTGAGATGAGCCCTGACATGCTTAAAATGCAGGTACGCtcattttatttgaaaatgtaaaacaaatcttttcttgttttcttcgtGTCTACGAAAGTTAAGTAAGTAAGTAGAATAGTAAGGaatgttatacatgtcaatATTTAGATATTTAGATGTTTTGGATGTCTGGAGTTTTTGTTCACACTGCACAGGAATGTGAGAAAGGGAATAAAGTCATTTCACATCACTTTGTAACATGAAACCTTACTTGGGAAAATTGTAGTAATTCTAGCATCACATTGAGTCTAGAAGAGATCTTGCTTTTGTGCTGTAGGAGATTTTTAATGGAAGAGGATTAAGAatggtacatacatgtttaAGGATAAGGTTTTTTCTGATGTTGCCACCAGTGGCCAAACAGCTATTGCAACAGTCACAGCTTACCTGTATATTCTTTACCACTtgtcaaatacaaaataaacacTTAAAATTGTGCTCTTTGTTTCATCTCTGAAAAGTCTAGTTCATTCTATAACACCCAAATAAGCATAACCTACACTATTTAATGGGAGTCAGCCCAGCTGACTTCGATTTTGACAGGGAAACATGTTTACTTCCACTGGGTATATCTTACAACGCAGGAAACACGCATGTGGCTATTTGATAACCTGTAAAGTAAATTCAGCACATCCATGATAACCTGCTAACACTGCCATGTAACTGTTGCCCCATCACAATGCACATTTATATGGGAGCCAGTCCAGCTGACTTTGATTTTGCTAGGGACAGTGAGGGACCAATTACCACAGTTCATATCTTAAAGCACAGGAAGTACGGTTATTGATAgagttgtatgtatgtatatttttacataatttacaaatgtaaataTAATGTAATTTACAATGTACTGCAGGTTCAAAGATCCACGACACCGAAGATGTGGAGAATTGTCTTTGCTGCAACAACGCTTCTTGTAGGAGCGGGTGGTAGGTCACTACTTGCTTTTGAGCATTAAGTTATATCAGATCTAATTCTGGATACAACATGGACCATTGGAAATAACAGCATTATTCTAATATCTGTGTCTCCTTGGAAAGTTGTGTTCATTTTCATCATATGTCGTTATAATGTAATTATAGGATCCGACGGTATTACAATCTTTGACAAGACCGCAGAAGTACCTTTTGGGGATATGTCTTGCCAATGTGGCATTATCAAAGATTATAACGTAAAAGTATGCTTTTTCTTCATCAACTTAGGCCTGCGGATCCGGGAACGTCCTACTCGACAGTCCACTCCTACATCTggtaattacaaaatgtattcttgATGTTAAAAGATAACCCTAGACTTATCTCTAAGAAGATGTACGGTCCCATTCTGTCGTCGACTTTCTTTTCACAATACTTCAACATAACTCCAGAAGCTtttaatggattttcatgatatttggtatttgagtagcagTTGCAAAAAGGAAGGTCCAGTTCGAAAGGGGTTGACCTGGCATTTTTCGTCAGTACTGCATTggactgagtgtgtgtgtccgtttgtttgcggacagcataactccagaagctgtgaatggttttgcatgatatttagCAGATATGTAGAGGTTaggaaaaggaaggtcaagtttgataatgggcctcctagcggtaagttacggtactgcagcggaactttaAAGTTGGAGGTCAAACTTTAAGCAAGAGCCAGGTTCCAGGTTTTTTTAGTAGTGAATAGTTttttgggcagggagtaagtggtgtaagtttgggccccctactaaattgtttggaactgcagcgagCGTTTTCGTTTTGAGATTTGGACATGAACAACTGGGGAAGGAGTTGACAGAccgtcatgatatttggtatttagaTATCTTGGGTGATGCTTTACATAGTTAGATactaaattatgcaaataacaagctaatttgcataattaataaggaaagTTTAAAAATCTTGCGTTTTGCAATAGGATGCTCAAACGTGACATGTAACATTAAAAGGAAAAATATTAATacacatcaattatgcaaatgacaagcTAATTTGAGGAAGTATGATAATACATTAGTGGTAAATGATAAGAATTTCATTCTTGATGCATTTGAAAGCTAAGTAAATGTGAACATTAtcagacataaatcatgcaaatcagggtcttatttacataatatatgagAAAATACTATGATAGCCTTCTCTGCTAAGAGAAGGCTTTCATACATTGAACAACATAATAATTAGATAACATATTTTGTTATTTGGCTAGACAAGGTGATCAGCTGATGATTTATGCTAATCAggaagttatttgcataatcactgagaaacatttataatactTATCAGCCGAAAAGGTTAATTACGACTTCATTCGCATGATAAATTAGGGAACTCTATACCCCAGTTTTGTCTACAAAAGGACAGGACCATTAGAACATCAACAATTTATAATGTCTAAAAAGTGTTCTTGTGCGGCAGTGGAGACCATGAAGACCTTGCAACAATTCAAGCTTGGTATCCCGGACTGGTACCCTGCTCAGTCCCGTCGgctggttgtgcccttagcttaaagcaGATGGTAGAATACAGTATAGGAAGGATATAGGagaaccagcaggtacttacattg comes from Branchiostoma floridae strain S238N-H82 chromosome 19, Bfl_VNyyK, whole genome shotgun sequence and encodes:
- the LOC118406476 gene encoding uncharacterized protein LOC118406476 is translated as MGLTVKEKEEVIPNLIDARIKATIEAALVTALKQSDVLATIVPTIVSAVKESVRSSIQDELKKLQDQLVQQERKCTSLQEAYNNLEAKYNDLEQYSRRNCIVISGIPEPPVEEGTDNAVMELVNNKLKCDPPINNQHIDRSHRLGKPRTDGKPRPVIVKFVSYRQKSAVMRAKTKVDARDVLRKDKMYINDNLTKGNMQLLKEARSLVKSNHLNQSWSYDGKIFVKTLNGERQMIFKQADLDIFRSA